In Lactuca sativa cultivar Salinas chromosome 5, Lsat_Salinas_v11, whole genome shotgun sequence, the DNA window aaacaaatcaatgaaagtacattgctatttcttgctttTACCTTTTTGAACAGTTGGGGAGTATGACTTGATGCTCCTCCATCAGAAGGGGTCATTGCTTTTCTTATAAATAATTCagaaaaaatgtaaaagaaatATTGATATATGCTTTAGAAGTGATAAAGAAGAAACAATTTGTTGCTCATCTAAAGATATTGGTGCCCAAATTGGGCACTTGAGGCTGCTTTAGGGGCTCTCAGTGTCATTATGTAAACAGCATGGACCATTTTAGTTTGTAACATAAACTGTAGGGGGTGTTAGAGTAACCTTTTAGATAACTTgaacatttttctttttcaaagatCGCGGAGATGGAAGCCATCTTGCAAGCACACAAAACTGCAATGCCTGCACGTGAAGTTCTTGTTGCCTTAGCTGAAAAGTTCAGGTAAATTACAACctacttttaaaattttaaaaatccttAAATTATTCAGCAATCTTTCACTCTATCATTATCAGATGTCAGATTCTGACATGAAATCTCTATGTATAGCAATTCTGAAGAACGCAAGGGAAAGATTGAAGTTCAAATGAAACAAGTGAGTTAATTACTATTTACTACTGCATACTTGCTTGATAGTTGAACCATGAATTATATAACATCTTGATGCATATATTCTACATTATTAGGTATGGAATTGGTTCCAAAATAGGCGATATGCTATCAGGGCTAAAGCGGGAAAATCACCAGGGAAGCTAAATATAACACAAATGACCCGAGATGATTCAACCATGGTTAAAGGTGTACCTCAAGCTACTCAACCACACGCTGCTTCTTCTGGTGAGCTAACTTTTTACCTGTTTATGCAGCCAATTTGGTTAAATAATGCATGCATTGTTAAAAATTGTGAATTTGTTGCATAAATAAGTGTTTTACTTTTACCCTTTTATGCAGTATCTGTAAGAACTTTGCCTCAAGTACAACAACATCCAACTGTTCCTTCAGGTATAACCGATCTTGGTTCAATTTAAAACTTTAATGTCATTTGTTGCGTAAGtaattttgtgttttgattaatttCAGCTGCTGTTAGAACTTTTCCACAAGCACCTCAGAGTCAAATTGCGTTTTCAGGTAGAACTTATGTTGTAACTTGCAATGCATAGGAAAGTCCATCAAATATGCATTATTTGACTTGTTTTTATGAGCAGTTCAAAATGCAGGAAGGATAGCAGATAATTCCCAAATGGAATATGAAGCTAAATCTGCTAGAGATGGTGCATGGTTAGTATGTAGCAGCATTAATATAAGTAACATTGAATGGATTGACACTTAAAAATGACATTAATTCTTTGTAATTTGGTTCATAGGTATGACGTGTCAACTTTTTTATCACATAGGTCTCTTGAAACGGGCGATCCGGTAATTTTACAACTCAATCAATGCTTGATCTGTTTCTTTTCCATAGTGGATAACATGATTTTATAATTTGATTTCAGGAAGTTTTGGTGAGATTTGCTGGTTTTGGAGCTGAAGAAGATGAATGGGTGCATGTGCGCAAGAATGTGAGACAAAGATCTCTTCCATGTGAAGCATCTGAATGTGTAGCAGTTCTCCCTGCTGATCTCATACTTTGTTTCCAGGTTCGAgtctttttatatataaatggctaaatgcaagaaatagcacaTTTTTTATTATCATTATTTATAGCGTTAAGTAGcactttcattttttatttatttattacttaTGAAGACATTGTTTTCATTGTACTTTAAAATTTTTACAGGAAGGAAAGGAACAGGCTCTTTACTTTGATGCCCATGTCCTAGACGCACAAAGAAGGCGACACGATGTACGAGGTTGTCGGTGTCGGTTTCTAGTACGATATGATCATGATCAGTCTGAGGTATGTCgtgatatatatataattaaatatttttttgtatgATATGCTGCTAATGTTAATGAtatcttttattttaatatatcagGAAATTGTGGCTCTTAGGAAGATTTGCAGAAGGCCAGAAACCGATTACAGGCTGCAGCAACTTCATGCTGTAAACGAGTCCCTTTCTGTTAAAAATGGCACCAATAATATTCATTCAGTCAGCACATTGAGAGTCTATCCTCCAGCTGAAGTACAACCAAAGCAGCTTAAAGTTGAACCACCAGTGGTGGTGGTGCCGGCGGAAGCACCACCAAAGCGCCAAAAAGTAGAGCCAACGCCGGAAACGCCCACTGCTCTGGCGGATCCACCAGGTGATGTACTACAAGATCAGCAAAAAGTACAACCTGAAGTCGCACAAGATCAGCATAAAGAAGAACCCGTGTTACCCACCCCATCAGAGCAACCATCACTAGAGCCACAAAAACTGGAAACAGTGGATGAAGTACAACTTGAGTTGCCCAAAGTACAACCTGTCATACCTGATGATCCTTCTGGTGAAGAAACTCAAGTTGCAGGACCTCTCGTGCCACCGTCTGCTGAAACATCACCACCGTTGGCCGCTAGTGAACCACCACATGGAGGGGGATCAGAGGTAGCCCAGCCACAGGAAGAACCAATGGTTTGTAGCTCTTCAGTTGAAGTACAAGCAGAATTGCCTCCAGTACACCCTGCAAGTGCGATTGAGGTACAAGCAGAGTTGCCTCAAGTACAACCTGCAAGTGCACTTGAGGCAGTAGAGACTAAAGTTGCTAAGGTACCACAAGAATTGCCTCAAGTACAACCTTCAAGTGCAATCGAGGAGGCATCACAGACCAAAGATGAGGTACCACCAGACGTGCCTCAAGTACAACCTTCAAGTGCAGTCGAGGCAGTAGATATGAAAGCTGAGGTACCAGAAGAACTGCCTCAAGTACAACCCGAGGCTGTAGAGATGAAAGCTGAGGTACAAGTGGAGTTGCCTCAAGTACAAATTGCAAGTGCAAGCGAGACTAAACCTGAGGAGGTACAAGTAGAGTTGCCTCAAGTACAACCTGCAAGTGCAATCGAGGCTAAAGCTGAGGAGGTACAAGCAGAGTTGCCTCAATTACTACCTGCAAGTAAACTCGAGGCAGTAGAGATTAAAGCTGAGGTACCAGCAGAATTGCATGAAGTACAATCCACAACTGCAAGTGCACTTGAGGGAATAGAGACTAAAGCTGAGGAAGCACCAGCATTGCCTCAAGTACAACCTTCAAGTACAGTTGAGGCATTAGAGACCAAAGCTGAAGTACCATCAGAATTGCCTCAAGTACAACCCACAACTGCAAGTGCACTTGAGGCAATGGAGACTAAAGCTGAGGAAGCATCAGAATTGCCTCAAGTACAACCTGCAATGGAGACTAAAGATGAGGTACCAGCCGAATCGCATGAAGTACAACCTGCTACTGCAGTCAAGGCAATGGAGACTGAAGCTGAGGTACAAGCAGGATTGCCTCAAGTACAACCTGAAACTGTAGTTGAGGCAATGGAGACTGAAGATGAGGTACCAACAGAATTGCCTCAAGTACAACCCACAAGTGTACCCATGGAGACTGAACCTGTGGTGCCTGTTTGTATTAATGATTCAAACGTGGTTGAGGAGGCAGTGGAGATGGAAGATGAAATTGAGCAGACAAAGCCAAAAGACACTAATGATGGAAATGATAATAAGGTGACAGGTGATATGGAAGAAGTATAATTTAGATGTTAGATGGATAGACTTATATTCTGTAGATGTCATAAGTCAGGCTCAAGGactttatgtttttcttttgctGGCTTGTTCCATAATCCATTTATGGGTGATTTCTTTTTGTTTACTTTCCTTCTTAAGTAGAGAATTTGGCTCTCAGCAATTATAGTCATAGTGTGTGAATTTTAAGTTTACTGTAGATTGACACTGGGTTTTATGACCATGTTTGTTGTGTATCTGATTTATCTTTCACATGATGTTTCAGGAGAGTGGAAACTAGAGAGGGGGTTGTTCAAAGAATAACATATTTATATGACTAGAAAGTCTAGGCGATATTATCATTCATATATAgtgtttttttttcaagaaaaatgatgTTGGCTTATAATAGAAAGTCAagcataaagcataaaagcttgACAACTCGATTCAGTTGTTAAAAGATATTATGTTTGTATTTTTGGTGTTAGATACGTGACGTCAAGACGTTAGTGTTAATCAAATAGTCAAAGAAGAATCAAATTGTAAAGGAGAGATTAAAAGTCTCAAAATAATGTAAGCAAATGAACAAGTACCGAAGCAATTATGGTTTAaaacttgttcagctctcgatcaACTTAACTTTCTTTTATTCAactggtttcggttggaaaaaaaCTAGTCGTTTCAAACTTGGTTGGGATTCGAAACTAAAGCAAACCAGAAGCTAGTTCTGAAATAATAGTGCATCATAATCAACCCAAATGTTATGTGTTCATTTGGTTTAGCTACAATTTCATTATGCAATTCTGTTAATCAAATTCGGATTCTATCAAACCTTATTTCACTAAAAAATAATATGGAGATCCCaaaaggaaagaaaaaaaaaggataaACATATATAAGGGGATGTATGATATGTTTTTTTTACTATGTTAGGTAAAAGGTTGATTCGGTCAAATTTATATTGTTTGATATCATAATTAGAAGTCTGTTATTTGGTTCTATAGTCTTTGGTATGCCTTTTATTACTGGGTTAGATAAAAGGTTAGAATATGACTCAGTTAGGTTTGATTTAATTCTACTTGACTCAATAAACAACTATTaaatattttctaattttttaaaaCAATCATTCCCTAACTATTTAAAGTAAATTGTCACTTTGCTTGGTGTCTAAACTCTAAACATGTATAGAGCTTATAATAACTAAAacaaatgttttgttatgatttgTTTTAATCACAATTTTGATTATTCGGTTTCGTTGATAAAAATCGAATTCGATCAAATATTATTTCATTAGAAAATAATATGGAAATCCAAAAAAGAAtagaaataacataaacatatctctTTAAAATAAATTGTAACTTGTATGTATCTAAACTCTACAAACACCCACATCAGTGCTTTCAATTTTCTTTCAAATGCCACATAGACTTAATTTGCAATCAACGTCATTGATTTCTTGCATCAGTTACATTAAATGGAAATATATATCATTTAATGTACATTAACAATTTACATATTTCATTTATGTAATGGAATgtgtatatataatatatattttagtaattataaattaattattaatgtgGCAATGAGTCCACTTTAAAAGAGTGTTGTTATTACACTTCTATGAGTACTAATAGCATAAACATATCTCTTTGTTACCTCTATACCTATACGAGCATCCACATCAATCCTTTCAATTATCTTTCAAATGCAACATAGACTCAATTTGCAATAACGTCATTGATTTTTTGCTATCATTTGAAAGACTTTTAaagctttaatatatatatatatatatatatatatatatatatatatatatatatatatatatatatatatatatatatatatatatatatatatatattatagtaatTATATAATGTGGCAATGAATCCACTTTGAAATGTTGTTATTGCATTGATGTGGATAATTACAAAAACTAATATGGCTCACTTGAAAAAGATTAGCGTTCACATGTAGATGATCTAAGCATTTATGGAACACAACTTTAGTACTTAATTTAGACTACAAATATATCAAATTTATATCGAATCCAAGTATAAAACACAAGctcaaaatatatattaaatcaaGTTCAATCTTATACGAGTTCAACTTATATTTGCTATCTCAATTAGGTTTTCAAATGAGTCGAATTTTTACTATATATTAAATCAATTTTGTTAAAATTGATAAATTCATAATGAACATTTTGGAACTTTTGGGATTCTTGGATCAAACTCCGTTTTTGTTTGAGTTGAGCTTCAGTTTATATTACGAAGGCTCGTTAATTTTTCGAGTCGAGTTCAAGTGTAGCTCGGAACCGTTGGATTGAACTCGTGAATTGTAAAAGTTTGTTTTTGAAAGAATTATATAAATTTGAAATATAAAAAatagaaatgaagtgattttgatGCAGTTGCAAACTTGCAATGGACATTGACATTCTCTGCGGATACAAACGGAGACACGTCCACCGTCAGCCACCACCTCGCTCCTCCACTCTCACATACTAAAATTTCATCTTCTTCGTTGATTTCTTCTGTAAACTTCCAAATTCCCGATCATTCACTGGAAAAATTACACGATGCGGTCGCTATTGCGATTTAATCAACACAAAATTTCAACGACGTCTGGTTCTATTGAAGGATTGCGTTATTCTTCAAAAAGGTTAGGTTTTGGTATTAGGAGTATTGTCACGACCTGTAGAGCGGTGCTTTTGCCGCGGTTCGGTGGTCCTGATGTTCTTGAAGTACGAGATGATGTCCGTGTTCCTGATCTCAAACCGAATGAGGTACTCGTTCGAGTTCGCGCCGTTTCGGTTAATCCTCTCGACACTAGGGTGAGTTCTGATGCATTCTCTTAATTTCAGTTCTGGTTCATTGTTTGTTTATCGGAAATAGAATTCAGTGGCTCTAGATTGTGTTTAATTTCAACACTGTTTGTGTCATCGAAATTCGTTGAAGGTTAGACGCATATGTATGGATTGTTATCACTTTCGATTGGTTTCTTAATGTGGAAGTTTAGAACAAGCTAACAGAAAACTGTTCATCATGTGAACTTTAGGTATATTGCTCTTGATTTTGGATAAATCAGAGGCTAACTAATTTAGTAAGTGCATGCAACTTAGAAGTGCTTAAAACACTATGTGTTACATGCTTAAATTGATCCTTTCATCCATGGATTTGACTCACTTCACAGAATCTGCGTAAACAAACATTTCTGGAAGGCTTAGATGACTTTGTGGATGCAATTTTAGTTTCATTTTCCCCTTCTGTCTAAATTAATCCTGCAATATAGTTGAATTCAGGTTCTATGGAGTGAATGCATTTGTATATTGCTGCATCTGTTTGAACTTATTTGTATCTTTCTGGTTTGATTTGGAATTTTCTCATTGACATCTGTTCCATTATATGTGTTCCGTTTCCTCTTTCAGATGCGAGCAGGCTATGGTCGTTCTCTATTTGAGTCCCTCCTTCCCCTGATTTTGGGTCGTGATGTTAGTGGTGAAATTGCAGCAATCGGACAATCTGTTCAGACTCTTAATGTTGGGCAAGAAGTTTTTGGGGCACTTCATCCAACAGCTATGAGAGGTACTTACACCGATTATGCCATTCTTGCAGAAGATCAACTTACCCCAAAACCATCAACAATCTCACATGTGGTATGTATTATGGTTTTTTAACATCATTAACCTTTcttttcttgttcattttcttcataTCTAATCATTTCTACCAACTACATCAAATCTATGTGATCCTCCAGGATGCAAGTGCAATTCCTTTCGCTGCCCTAACAGCATGGCGTGCTCTTAAATCTACTGCCAGGATAAGTAAAGGGTATGTTTGTAATTTGTTGCACTTTTGCTATAAATTCTTTATATAaaaaaactcatatatatatatatatatatatatatatatatatatatatatatatatatatatatattttttttttaacttaatgtCTACAGACAGAGGGTATTAGTGGTGGGTGGAGGAGGAGCTGTAGGTTACTCTGCAGTTCAGCTAGCTGTTGCAGCAGGCTGTGTGGTTTCAGCTACATGTGAAAGTGAAAGCATAGATCGCCTCTTGGCAGCTGGTGCTGAACAGGCACTCGACTATACATCTGAGGTGATGTAATTTTGAATGTTTTTCAGGGGCAAAGGCGTCTTTTACCTTTAGGCTGTGTTCTCAATGTTTACTTGTTTATGATGTACAGGATCTGGAAGTAAGACTGAAAGGAAAGTACAATGCTGTTTTAGACACGATTGGTATACAACAAACGGAACAGTTAGGGATCAATCTGTTAAAAAGAGGCGGACATTATATGACACTTCAGGTGATAAAAGCAAAACCATGTTGTGATTAATGGATTTTTAAAGTTAATTTTTATGTTGATATGTGTTGATTTTTGGTTTAGGGGGAGTCTGCATCATTGAGTGATAGATATGGTCTGGTTATTGGCCTTCCTACTGCTACTTCCATTTTGATGAAGAAACAGATTCAATATCGATTATCTCATGGAATAGGTAAAACTCATTCAAACAAGTATATGACTGAGATTACTTTTCTAAAATCAATCAGATAAACTACAAGCATAGAACTGCTGCTGTGAATGATTGTACTTTGCTATTAAATGGTTGTACATATATGAAGAACTTGGAATGGAACTGAAAGATTAAAAAATAAACCCTAGCTTTCGAGCAGCTAGAACACTCCAGAGATCATCTCTCACTGAATACGCTCCAAGATACCCACTCTCTAACCTCAATACACAATTAGACTGACCTAACTAAGAGAATGACCAAAATATCCCTCAATCTCTCCTTTATTACAGCTACTGTACTTATACTTATTTCCTACCTTTAAAAATACTATGAAGTTTAacatgtttctttttgacttgatGCAAAAAGTATGATTTAAGATAGACAGACATGGAAATGTGGGCCTCCCtatcaagtgtgtgtgtgtgtgtgtgtgtgtatatatatatatatatatatatatatatatatatatatatatatatatatataacttttcatAACTTTATATCAGTATTTTGTAGATTTATAATTTCATTTAGAAATTACTACTAAATTGTCATAATTGTCTTTGCATGGTCAGTAGTATGTACAGTATCACAGTGATTTCCGAAACTTGAAgtaagtttttaatttttacatATAAAATATTTAAGAATGTATATCTTTATTtcttatttaagtattttgtaaatttataaaatatttgagaaTGTATATCTTTATTTCTTATTTAAGTATTTCGTAAATTTATAAAATATCTTAGAATCTATATCATTATTatatttgaaatttataatttttaatactGTAAAACTAAAACAAACAACTGTTCATTCAGCCCCAAAAGAAAGTACATTTCATTTGTTTTAGAGTCAgtgagggtttagggtttagggcatTATTTATCCATTTGTCCAGGCAACAACATAacgaagaaaagaaaagaaaatgttttcattTTGGCAATACAAGGGCAGTTAAGGCGTGACTGTTTGAGTTAAGACCTTGTAATCAAATATGAGTTATGGAGCGAGTGTTTTTGCAGAATATTGGTGGACTTACATGAGGACAGATGCAGAAGGTCTGGATGAGATTCGGAGGCTGACTGAGGCTGGGAGACTGAAAGTTCCTGTTCAGAAGACATTCCCAATTACACAAGTGCAAGAGGCACATCAAGCTAAAGATACAAGGATAATTCCTGGTAAGGTAGTTCTTCAAGTTGACTAGTATACTTGCATTTCTATGGATTTCTTCTTTCAGTAATCTCATGCAAAATATCACACCCAATTTCTATGAATTggtgtttagtttttttttttttttttttactaattaCATTGTTCTCTTCATAATAAAGCTCCAAGGAATTTTTTCAACTTTTGTTTTACATATAAAGTGATATGTGACTTTATTTGTCTTTGCTACATTCATTTATAATGTCATAGAATCATAACATAATCTTTAGATTTATGTAGCATAATGTTACATCTTATTTGGCTAAACCACAGACAAGGTAATCACATCGAatatagcttttttttttttgaataaatttAATTGTTTTTATAGTTGGTTCTGGTCTAAAATATTTTTCTACATTTGTATCTGTTAAGCAATATTTAAATCTCTCATTCGTATACAACAGAGGTCAGTTTCTTTGTCCAAGAAAAATATTACTTATTTTCTACTATTTGTCTTTGTTTTACAAAACACTATTGTCTTTAAAAAAATATCATACTGGGAAACGAACTATTTGTTTTGTTAATCAAATGCCATCAAAACCTATTATATAATATGGTATTTTATGAACACAAAATTTCAGTTTCATACCTTCTAAaagtatttattttaaaaactttgtgaAAAAACAAATAGTTCGTTACTTATTTAAGTAACGACAttaaccattttttttaaaatgtaacATTTGTACAATACATGTTTCATCAAAATATTTGCATATCGATCAAAATCCAAAGTTCTATTCACGAAAGAGAAATAATTTACAGAGTCataattaaaattatagtcaTTGATTTTAAGGAACAACTTTCAATTTAAAAATCTTCATATTGGAAAATGTTGTAAGACGCAGAAAAGGGGTTTATGTTGAAATTCGGCCATAAAACTAATTTAATGTACTCATGTACttattaaagtttttttttactcaTAGAATCATTTAACATTCTTGTAAGCAACAGGTATAGGTATCCGTTGACATTTATTAACTATTTTGCATGTAATTTAggcgttattattattattttttgaagaGTTCATCTATATCAACCTTTGTCtttgtaaaattttaaattatatatatatatatatatatatatatatatatatatatatatatatatatatatatatatacttaatttaATCATatctaatatattaaaaaatatggtttttatattgatttttttattaagaaaataattaacttGAAACATTACAATATTATCCTTCTCACATTGTTATTCTTGACATATTTACTTCATACATCCTTATAAAATATTAACTCCTACGTTGATATTAGTTTTTCCAGGATTTTACTTGTAGTTGAAGAACAAACAAAATTGTGTAGAGTAGAATAATCGCAAGTCTCTTAAAACGATTATAAGAGATGGAGTATATTGTTTACCAAGCGATTAGTAAATATGCAATCAGGTTTTGTTAATCGATTAGTAATATGCAATCATCGGGTTTTGTTAATCGATTATGTAGAATGTGAAGTGACAAATAATCATGTCATGAATAAAAAGATCGATGAGAGGGATTCAAAAtaggtattttagtaatttagttATAATCTAATTAAAAGATattgtttttgatttttaaatatggtaaatatgattaaattaagtATTTAGATATCTATGTGAATTTATAGGTTTTATAAGGATATATATGTAATTGAAAGTTTTATAAGGATAtatatgtgattttaaaagtttataagACATTTAACTTTCAAATTTTGTATTGGTTACATCCTaggattatttaaataaatttaattactaacaattaacaaataaatattttagttgtaaaaaaaatactaaaatagTTATTAAGTAATATTAGttaataaatattaagtattactaattaataattattaagtattattAGTTAACAATTAATAATATAGTAGACAATTATTAAGTATTATTAAGTGAATAATTTGTGGTATATGTTAACAATTAAGTTATTTATATGTTAATTTGAACAATTAAATTGTTTATTTGAATATAGTTAATAACTATTTAGTACTATATGCTAAAAAGTGATGTTTATATGTTATGCTTGCTAGTATACCATCTGTTTAGGTTCT includes these proteins:
- the LOC111919975 gene encoding uncharacterized protein LOC111919975 isoform X1, whose translation is MGRPPSNGGPSFRFNQAEIAEMEAILQAHKTAMPAREVLVALAEKFSNSEERKGKIEVQMKQVWNWFQNRRYAIRAKAGKSPGKLNITQMTRDDSTMVKGVPQATQPHAASSVSVRTLPQVQQHPTVPSAAVRTFPQAPQSQIAFSVQNAGRIADNSQMEYEAKSARDGAWYDVSTFLSHRSLETGDPEVLVRFAGFGAEEDEWVHVRKNVRQRSLPCEASECVAVLPADLILCFQEGKEQALYFDAHVLDAQRRRHDVRGCRCRFLVRYDHDQSEEIVALRKICRRPETDYRLQQLHAVNESLSVKNGTNNIHSVSTLRVYPPAEVQPKQLKVEPPVVVVPAEAPPKRQKVEPTPETPTALADPPGDVLQDQQKVQPEVAQDQHKEEPVLPTPSEQPSLEPQKLETVDEVQLELPKVQPVIPDDPSGEETQVAGPLVPPSAETSPPLAASEPPHGGGSEVAQPQEEPMVCSSSVEVQAELPPVHPASAIEVQAELPQVQPASALEAVETKVAKVPQELPQVQPSSAIEEASQTKDEVPPDVPQVQPSSAVEAVDMKAEVPEELPQVQPEAVEMKAEVQVELPQVQIASASETKPEEVQVELPQVQPASAIEAKAEEVQAELPQLLPASKLEAVEIKAEVPAELHEVQSTTASALEGIETKAEEAPALPQVQPSSTVEALETKAEVPSELPQVQPTTASALEAMETKAEEASELPQVQPAMETKDEVPAESHEVQPATAVKAMETEAEVQAGLPQVQPETVVEAMETEDEVPTELPQVQPTSVPMETEPVVPVCINDSNVVEEAVEMEDEIEQTKPKDTNDGNDNKVTGDMEEV
- the LOC111919975 gene encoding uncharacterized protein LOC111919975 isoform X2 codes for the protein MGRPPSNGGPSFRFNQAEIAEMEAILQAHKTAMPAREVLVALAEKFSNSEERKGKIEVQMKQVWNWFQNRRYAIRAKAGKSPGKLNITQMTRDDSTMVKGVPQATQPHAASSVSVRTLPQVQQHPTVPSAAVRTFPQAPQSQIAFSGRIADNSQMEYEAKSARDGAWYDVSTFLSHRSLETGDPEVLVRFAGFGAEEDEWVHVRKNVRQRSLPCEASECVAVLPADLILCFQEGKEQALYFDAHVLDAQRRRHDVRGCRCRFLVRYDHDQSEEIVALRKICRRPETDYRLQQLHAVNESLSVKNGTNNIHSVSTLRVYPPAEVQPKQLKVEPPVVVVPAEAPPKRQKVEPTPETPTALADPPGDVLQDQQKVQPEVAQDQHKEEPVLPTPSEQPSLEPQKLETVDEVQLELPKVQPVIPDDPSGEETQVAGPLVPPSAETSPPLAASEPPHGGGSEVAQPQEEPMVCSSSVEVQAELPPVHPASAIEVQAELPQVQPASALEAVETKVAKVPQELPQVQPSSAIEEASQTKDEVPPDVPQVQPSSAVEAVDMKAEVPEELPQVQPEAVEMKAEVQVELPQVQIASASETKPEEVQVELPQVQPASAIEAKAEEVQAELPQLLPASKLEAVEIKAEVPAELHEVQSTTASALEGIETKAEEAPALPQVQPSSTVEALETKAEVPSELPQVQPTTASALEAMETKAEEASELPQVQPAMETKDEVPAESHEVQPATAVKAMETEAEVQAGLPQVQPETVVEAMETEDEVPTELPQVQPTSVPMETEPVVPVCINDSNVVEEAVEMEDEIEQTKPKDTNDGNDNKVTGDMEEV
- the LOC111919974 gene encoding uncharacterized protein LOC111919974; its protein translation is MRSLLRFNQHKISTTSGSIEGLRYSSKRLGFGIRSIVTTCRAVLLPRFGGPDVLEVRDDVRVPDLKPNEVLVRVRAVSVNPLDTRMRAGYGRSLFESLLPLILGRDVSGEIAAIGQSVQTLNVGQEVFGALHPTAMRGTYTDYAILAEDQLTPKPSTISHVDASAIPFAALTAWRALKSTARISKGQRVLVVGGGGAVGYSAVQLAVAAGCVVSATCESESIDRLLAAGAEQALDYTSEDLEVRLKGKYNAVLDTIGIQQTEQLGINLLKRGGHYMTLQGESASLSDRYGLVIGLPTATSILMKKQIQYRLSHGIEYWWTYMRTDAEGLDEIRRLTEAGRLKVPVQKTFPITQVQEAHQAKDTRIIPGKVVLQVD